One Coraliomargarita parva DNA segment encodes these proteins:
- a CDS encoding ATP synthase F0 subunit C, producing MFDILAEITGKIHVAAAALAVPVGIGLIGLKACESVGRNPEAATKVLVQSIIAMAFAEAIVFFAIFLG from the coding sequence ATGTTTGATATCCTTGCTGAAATCACCGGTAAGATCCACGTGGCTGCCGCTGCTCTTGCAGTGCCGGTCGGCATCGGCCTCATCGGCCTCAAGGCTTGCGAATCCGTAGGCCGCAACCCGGAAGCCGCGACCAAGGTGCTGGTTCAATCCATTATCGCCATGGCTTTCGCCGAAGCCATCGTGTTCTTCGCCATTTTCCTTGGCTAA
- the atpF gene encoding F0F1 ATP synthase subunit B, translating into MKALLTTLLFTLSLPFAVMAADDHSAVTDAVHEVEHSVAGELEHAEEVMQEEGSKLTMITEKFGVEVPTLIAQMVNFCLVAFVLYKFAVKPIAATLDERQQKIADGLQYAEEMKTQLAEAERERAEKVKEAAQEAQRILSEARAQSKELIEQKTQEAAAQAEAMIRKAGEATELERQKMLSDVRQEVARLVVATSSKVLSRELSDSEKTTYSDAAAKELAGSAQ; encoded by the coding sequence ATGAAGGCCCTACTCACCACTCTGCTTTTTACACTTTCACTGCCTTTCGCAGTCATGGCTGCCGATGACCACAGCGCGGTCACGGATGCCGTACATGAAGTCGAGCACTCCGTTGCCGGTGAACTGGAGCATGCTGAAGAGGTCATGCAGGAAGAGGGCAGCAAGTTGACCATGATCACCGAAAAGTTCGGTGTGGAAGTGCCGACCCTGATTGCCCAGATGGTCAATTTCTGCCTGGTCGCCTTCGTCCTCTACAAGTTTGCGGTCAAGCCGATCGCAGCCACCCTGGACGAGCGTCAGCAAAAGATCGCCGACGGCCTGCAGTATGCCGAGGAAATGAAGACCCAGTTGGCCGAAGCCGAGCGCGAGCGCGCCGAAAAGGTCAAGGAGGCCGCCCAGGAGGCACAGCGCATTCTCAGCGAGGCCCGTGCCCAGTCCAAGGAGTTGATCGAGCAAAAGACCCAGGAAGCCGCGGCTCAAGCCGAGGCGATGATCCGCAAGGCCGGTGAAGCCACCGAACTCGAACGCCAGAAGATGCTTTCCGATGTCCGTCAGGAAGTGGCCCGTCTCGTCGTGGCGACTTCCTCCAAGGTGCTCAGCCGTGAGTTGAGCGATTCCGAAAAGACCACCTACTCCGACGCCGCGGCCAAGGAACTGGCCGGCTCCGCTCAATAA
- a CDS encoding F0F1 ATP synthase subunit delta, whose product MKRDKKITDFAKKLVQLSKDDAGVVTEERVTDVLAGLKQVQPRNYLGILKTYLRYIQRELALQTAVVATPGALSPDALKAIESNFSKLYNRPISAVTTTDASLIAGVRVRVGDDVYDSSVAGRLKRLAEAVH is encoded by the coding sequence ATGAAACGCGACAAGAAAATCACCGACTTTGCCAAGAAGCTGGTCCAGCTTTCCAAGGATGACGCCGGTGTGGTGACGGAAGAACGGGTGACGGATGTGCTGGCAGGCCTGAAGCAGGTCCAGCCCCGCAACTATCTCGGTATTCTCAAGACCTACCTACGCTATATCCAACGCGAGCTGGCACTCCAGACCGCGGTAGTCGCGACACCCGGCGCACTCAGCCCGGATGCGCTCAAGGCCATCGAATCCAATTTCTCCAAGCTTTACAATCGTCCCATCAGCGCGGTGACCACGACCGATGCCTCCCTCATCGCAGGTGTCCGTGTCCGTGTCGGTGACGATGTCTATGATTCCTCGGTTGCCGGCCGTCTCAAGCGCCTGGCCGAAGCCGTCCACTAA
- the atpA gene encoding F0F1 ATP synthase subunit alpha: MSSIVEQIEKEIAQFESGAVKSNTGKIVTIADGVAKLEGLSGVMYNEMIDFGDGVFGLALNLEEDEVGCVILGDYSKLKEGDEATTTGKLLSVPVGMGLLGRVVDAIGRPIDGKGPINSDEIYPVDRIAPGIIPRKSVDQPLQTGIMAIDSMIPIGRGQRELIIGDRSTGKTTIAIDTIINQANINNQHRKEDGSFEEGFRPVYSIYVAVGQKNSNIARTINVLEKAGAMEYTIIVSAPAADNPANQYIAPFAGASMGEYFMFNGMDALIVYDDLSKQAVAYRQISLVLKRPSGREAYPGDVFYLHSRLLERSARVNENNGNGSLTALPIIETQAGDVSAYIPTNVISITDGQVFLETDLFNQGIRPAISVGLSVSRVGSAAQIKAIKKVAGKVKLQLAQFRELAAFAQFGSDLDAKTKAQLDRGARVVELFKQTAFNPIRVEVQTSLIWSVQNGFFDAIDAKQVVTATLSLREFLETRGSKTMDKILSQKALTEEIEGELKSLLEEWKAGFSA; encoded by the coding sequence ATGAGCTCAATAGTCGAACAGATCGAAAAGGAAATCGCCCAGTTTGAATCGGGTGCCGTCAAGTCCAACACCGGTAAGATCGTCACCATCGCGGACGGTGTCGCCAAGCTCGAAGGCTTGTCCGGTGTCATGTACAACGAAATGATCGATTTCGGCGACGGCGTCTTCGGCCTGGCCCTCAACCTGGAAGAAGACGAGGTCGGCTGTGTGATCCTGGGTGACTACTCCAAGCTGAAGGAAGGCGACGAAGCGACCACGACCGGCAAGCTGCTCTCCGTTCCCGTCGGCATGGGCCTGCTCGGCCGTGTGGTGGACGCCATTGGCCGTCCGATCGACGGCAAGGGTCCGATCAACTCCGATGAAATTTATCCGGTCGACCGTATCGCTCCCGGCATCATCCCGCGCAAGTCGGTCGACCAGCCGCTGCAAACCGGCATCATGGCGATCGACTCGATGATTCCGATCGGCCGTGGCCAGCGTGAGCTGATCATTGGTGACCGTTCGACCGGCAAGACCACGATTGCGATCGATACGATCATCAACCAGGCCAACATCAACAATCAGCACCGCAAGGAAGACGGCAGCTTCGAGGAAGGTTTCCGTCCGGTTTACTCCATCTACGTCGCGGTGGGCCAAAAGAATTCCAACATCGCCCGTACCATCAACGTCCTTGAGAAGGCCGGTGCGATGGAATACACCATCATCGTGAGCGCTCCGGCCGCCGACAATCCGGCCAACCAGTACATCGCTCCCTTCGCCGGTGCCTCCATGGGTGAGTACTTCATGTTCAACGGCATGGATGCGCTCATCGTGTATGACGACCTTTCCAAGCAAGCGGTGGCTTATCGTCAAATCTCCCTCGTTCTGAAGCGCCCCTCCGGTCGTGAAGCCTATCCGGGTGACGTTTTCTACCTGCATTCCCGCCTCCTCGAGCGTTCTGCCCGTGTGAACGAGAACAACGGTAACGGTTCGCTGACCGCACTGCCGATCATTGAAACCCAGGCCGGTGACGTGTCCGCTTACATTCCGACCAACGTGATCTCGATCACCGACGGCCAGGTCTTCCTCGAAACCGACCTCTTCAACCAGGGGATCCGTCCCGCGATTTCGGTCGGTCTGTCGGTGTCCCGTGTGGGTTCCGCCGCTCAGATCAAGGCGATCAAGAAGGTGGCCGGCAAGGTGAAGCTGCAGCTCGCCCAGTTCCGCGAGCTCGCCGCCTTCGCTCAGTTCGGTTCCGACCTGGACGCCAAGACCAAGGCACAGCTCGACCGCGGTGCCCGTGTGGTGGAACTCTTCAAGCAAACCGCTTTCAATCCGATTCGTGTGGAGGTGCAAACCTCCCTGATCTGGTCGGTGCAAAACGGCTTCTTTGACGCGATCGACGCCAAGCAAGTCGTGACCGCGACACTTAGCCTCCGTGAGTTCCTCGAGACCCGCGGCAGCAAGACCATGGACAAGATCCTTTCCCAGAAAGCACTGACCGAAGAGATCGAAGGCGAACTCAAGAGCTTGCTCGAAGAGTGGAAAGCCGGTTTCAGCGCCTAA
- the atpG gene encoding ATP synthase F1 subunit gamma encodes MANLRDIRRRIKSVKNTRQITRAMQLVSSSKMKRAQDAAVAGRPYALLLADLLDTVGEKLELSGAALNHPFFEKREVKTRGILILSTDKGLCGPLNTNLFRKVADEVKGSAKFVTVGRKASQFVSRTKRDLVADFTVSDKAAFSEIRPMLKLLIDAYLQGEIDTIEVAYPSFVNVLVQEPVIQSLLPIIDLREVLEQINKRVPGESDILAARSDKREMAFEPSAEAVLAELPDLYVKVIIHQLLLESRAAEYSARMVAMKAATDNASNLVDDLTLDYNKARQAAITQEILEIAAASAAN; translated from the coding sequence ATGGCAAACCTCCGCGATATCCGCCGCCGAATCAAGTCGGTCAAGAACACCCGGCAGATCACGCGTGCGATGCAGCTCGTTTCCTCTTCCAAGATGAAGCGCGCCCAGGACGCCGCCGTGGCCGGTCGCCCCTATGCCCTGCTGCTGGCCGACCTTTTGGACACCGTCGGCGAAAAGTTGGAACTGTCGGGTGCGGCGCTCAATCATCCCTTCTTCGAGAAGCGCGAGGTCAAGACCCGCGGGATACTGATCCTTTCGACGGACAAGGGCTTGTGCGGGCCGCTCAACACCAATCTGTTCCGCAAGGTGGCCGATGAGGTCAAGGGTTCCGCCAAGTTCGTGACGGTGGGTCGTAAGGCCAGCCAGTTCGTCTCCCGCACAAAGCGCGACCTGGTGGCCGACTTCACGGTTTCCGACAAGGCTGCCTTCAGCGAAATCCGTCCGATGCTCAAGTTGTTGATCGATGCCTACCTCCAGGGCGAGATCGACACCATCGAGGTCGCCTATCCGAGTTTTGTCAACGTGCTGGTACAGGAGCCGGTCATCCAGTCCCTGCTTCCGATCATCGACCTGCGCGAGGTGCTGGAGCAGATCAACAAGCGCGTGCCCGGTGAGTCCGACATTCTGGCCGCCCGCAGCGACAAGCGTGAGATGGCTTTTGAGCCCTCTGCTGAAGCCGTCTTGGCCGAGCTGCCCGATCTTTACGTCAAAGTCATCATCCATCAACTCCTCTTGGAAAGTCGTGCGGCCGAATATTCCGCCCGCATGGTGGCGATGAAGGCCGCGACCGACAACGCCTCCAACCTGGTGGACGACCTGACCCTCGACTACAACAAGGCGCGTCAGGCCGCGATTACCCAGGAAATTCTCGAAATTGCCGCCGCCTCCGCAGCAAACTAA
- the atpD gene encoding F0F1 ATP synthase subunit beta — MSASGKIVQVIGAVVDVVFPEEQMPDILEAIQVDYTVNGEAKTLTLEVQQHLGSGLVRAVAMTTTDGLVRGMPVRATGSAISVPVGEAVLGRIFNVTGDTVDEKGPVATEERRGIHRGAPALIDQATEAEILETGIKVIDLICPFTKGGKVGAFGGAGVGKTVVIMELINNIAKAHGGYSVFAGVGERSREGNDLYHEMSDAGVIDQENIANSKVALVYGQMNEPPGARMRVALSGLTMAEYFRDEKNQDVLLFVDNIFRFSQAGAEVSALLGRSPSAVGYQPTLAAEMGNLQERITSTKKGSITSFQAVYVPADDLTDPAPANTFAHLDSTIVLERSIAELGIYPAVDPLASISNALDPAIVGEEHYKVARGVQNVLQRYKDLQDIIAILGLDELSPEDKQVVYRARKVQKFLSQPFHVAEVFTGIAGQYVSIADTIKGFKMILEGECDELAENDLYMKGSIDQAYGGDK, encoded by the coding sequence ATGAGTGCATCAGGTAAAATCGTCCAAGTCATCGGCGCGGTCGTTGACGTCGTCTTCCCGGAAGAGCAAATGCCGGACATTCTCGAAGCGATCCAGGTGGATTACACGGTCAACGGCGAAGCCAAGACCCTGACACTGGAAGTGCAACAGCACCTGGGCAGCGGCCTGGTCCGCGCCGTGGCCATGACCACTACCGACGGTTTGGTCCGCGGCATGCCGGTTCGCGCCACAGGCTCTGCAATTTCGGTTCCGGTGGGTGAGGCGGTTCTCGGCCGTATTTTCAATGTGACCGGTGACACGGTGGACGAAAAGGGTCCGGTCGCCACTGAAGAGCGTCGCGGCATCCACCGCGGTGCGCCGGCCCTGATCGACCAGGCGACCGAAGCCGAAATTCTCGAAACCGGGATCAAGGTGATCGACCTGATCTGCCCCTTCACCAAGGGGGGTAAAGTCGGTGCCTTCGGTGGTGCCGGTGTGGGCAAGACCGTGGTCATCATGGAGCTGATCAACAACATCGCCAAGGCCCACGGTGGTTACTCCGTTTTCGCCGGTGTGGGTGAGCGTTCCCGTGAAGGCAATGACCTTTACCACGAAATGTCCGATGCGGGCGTGATCGACCAGGAAAACATCGCCAACTCCAAGGTGGCCCTGGTCTACGGTCAAATGAACGAGCCCCCCGGTGCCCGTATGCGTGTGGCCTTGTCCGGCCTGACCATGGCGGAATACTTCCGTGATGAGAAGAACCAGGACGTGCTGCTCTTCGTCGACAATATTTTCCGTTTCTCCCAAGCCGGCGCCGAGGTGTCCGCTCTGTTGGGCCGCTCGCCCTCCGCGGTGGGTTACCAACCGACCCTGGCCGCTGAAATGGGTAACCTGCAGGAGCGTATTACTTCCACCAAGAAGGGCTCCATTACCTCCTTCCAGGCGGTGTACGTCCCGGCCGACGACTTGACCGACCCTGCGCCGGCCAACACCTTCGCCCACTTGGACTCCACCATCGTGTTGGAGCGTTCCATCGCTGAGCTTGGTATCTACCCGGCTGTGGATCCGCTCGCCTCCATCTCCAACGCACTCGACCCGGCGATCGTCGGCGAGGAGCACTACAAGGTGGCCCGCGGCGTGCAGAACGTGCTTCAGCGCTACAAGGACCTCCAGGACATCATCGCGATTCTCGGTCTCGACGAACTTTCCCCCGAGGACAAGCAAGTCGTTTACCGTGCCCGTAAGGTGCAGAAGTTCCTCTCGCAGCCGTTCCACGTGGCCGAAGTCTTCACCGGTATCGCCGGCCAATACGTGTCCATTGCGGATACGATCAAGGGCTTCAAGATGATCCTTGAAGGCGAGTGCGACGAGCTGGCTGAAAACGACCTCTACATGAAGGGCTCGATCGACCAGGCCTATGGTGGCGATAAATAG
- the atpC gene encoding ATP synthase F1 subunit epsilon: protein MLTLEIITPDAKVLETTADQVVLPTESGETGILTSHVPLVTKLVAGEVKVLKDGATDYIAVDGGFAKVLGNTISVLTEAAIDVKDIDLSEVESAQSRAEAALREAEAEGIDHDQLERLEKNVQFLIAQKLAKGRRY from the coding sequence ATGCTCACTCTCGAAATCATCACTCCCGACGCGAAGGTCCTGGAGACCACGGCCGATCAGGTTGTTCTGCCGACTGAATCCGGAGAAACCGGCATTCTGACCAGTCACGTGCCCTTGGTCACGAAACTGGTCGCCGGTGAGGTGAAAGTGCTCAAGGACGGAGCCACGGACTACATCGCGGTCGACGGGGGCTTTGCCAAGGTCCTCGGCAATACGATCTCCGTGCTGACCGAAGCCGCCATCGACGTGAAGGATATCGATCTTTCCGAAGTCGAGTCGGCCCAGTCGCGTGCGGAAGCCGCGCTGCGCGAAGCGGAAGCTGAAGGCATCGACCACGACCAGCTCGAGCGTCTCGAGAAGAACGTGCAGTTCCTGATCGCCCAGAAGCTGGCCAAAGGCCGCCGCTACTAA
- a CDS encoding ADP-ribosylglycohydrolase family protein yields the protein MDKTFNDRAQGAFVGALIGDALGLGPHWYYDLDELHRDYGTWIDHYTAPKPERYHGEMKAGDLSQAGYILRLTADSVIDSGGYDADDFCRRMDEDLFAQLDGTPANGPGGYTSQSIREAWRRRVEQGRPWGETAGHADTTEAIERTLAIAIRYATSPSELAKHVAANASLTQADDTVLSMTVAFNAVLGILLEGHRLDPEISDKLMARVKSGELPFHAVTGENLSPPRPGDPDPPRAGRFASPDALLSPSYMAEAARDPNIRIEPAWKVSLVYGMPCAIYHQLPAAYYLAARFENDFEQAVLHAVNGGGQNQARAILTGALVGATVGLSGIPQRFIEGLNQKDAILKQARKLAEAASTEPLPS from the coding sequence ATGGACAAGACATTCAACGACCGCGCCCAGGGTGCCTTCGTCGGCGCACTGATCGGCGACGCCCTGGGACTCGGACCACACTGGTATTACGATCTGGACGAACTTCACCGGGACTACGGTACCTGGATTGACCACTATACCGCCCCAAAGCCTGAGCGCTACCACGGCGAGATGAAAGCCGGGGACCTGTCACAGGCCGGCTACATTCTACGCCTGACAGCCGACTCCGTCATCGACTCCGGCGGCTACGACGCCGACGACTTTTGCCGCCGTATGGACGAGGATCTCTTCGCCCAGCTGGATGGCACTCCGGCCAATGGACCGGGCGGCTATACCAGTCAGTCCATTCGCGAAGCATGGCGTCGCCGCGTCGAACAGGGACGCCCCTGGGGAGAGACCGCAGGTCATGCCGATACAACCGAAGCCATTGAGCGAACCCTTGCCATTGCAATTCGCTATGCCACATCGCCGTCCGAGTTGGCCAAGCATGTCGCCGCCAATGCCAGCCTGACACAAGCCGACGATACCGTGCTCTCCATGACGGTTGCCTTCAACGCCGTTCTTGGGATTCTCCTCGAAGGCCACCGGCTCGATCCGGAAATCTCCGACAAGTTGATGGCCCGGGTCAAATCCGGTGAGTTGCCCTTTCATGCGGTGACAGGTGAAAACCTGTCGCCCCCGCGCCCGGGCGATCCCGATCCGCCACGCGCGGGCCGCTTCGCCTCGCCCGATGCCTTGCTCAGCCCATCCTATATGGCCGAGGCGGCTCGCGATCCGAACATTCGAATCGAACCGGCCTGGAAAGTCTCACTCGTCTACGGCATGCCCTGCGCGATTTATCATCAACTGCCCGCCGCTTACTATTTGGCCGCACGCTTTGAAAACGATTTCGAGCAAGCCGTGCTGCATGCGGTCAACGGTGGTGGACAAAACCAAGCCCGCGCGATCCTAACCGGCGCACTGGTGGGTGCCACGGTTGGCCTGAGCGGTATCCCGCAACGATTCATCGAAGGGCTCAACCAGAAGGACGCCATTCTGAAACAAGCCCGCAAGCTGGCCGAAGCCGCCAGCACGGAACCGTTGCCTTCATAA
- a CDS encoding VOC family protein, protein MTRREFWQGLAAGFAMMQPLHSSQGTDRHSHRAPSAALIQRVTLRTRQLETLVDFYTQALGLKATNDLVRPNVVHLSNASHQILVTLVEDLQAVPHSPRFPGLFHVAFLFEQVAEWKAVVSRAIHQGARYYGVSNHEVSWAAYFSDPEGNGIELYWDRPKELWPWEGDQVRMVTEYLPFHPEEPQQAQPLSTMEIGHVHLQLVDIRQAGDYLEQLDLRVTQASYPGAVFMARGNYHHHIAINQWNTHPGIARPENSTGLIEVGYLPALMKASSWTDTAGVRFCPAPNI, encoded by the coding sequence ATGACTCGCCGAGAATTCTGGCAGGGACTGGCCGCAGGCTTCGCCATGATGCAACCACTACACTCCAGCCAAGGGACCGATCGTCACAGCCATCGCGCGCCGTCAGCCGCCCTCATCCAACGGGTCACCCTGCGCACGCGCCAACTCGAAACGCTTGTCGACTTCTATACGCAAGCACTCGGCTTGAAAGCGACGAACGACCTGGTCCGGCCCAATGTCGTGCACTTATCCAATGCATCGCACCAGATTTTGGTGACACTGGTCGAAGATCTGCAGGCGGTCCCGCACTCGCCTCGTTTTCCCGGATTGTTTCATGTGGCCTTTCTGTTTGAGCAGGTCGCCGAATGGAAAGCTGTCGTCAGCCGTGCCATCCATCAAGGCGCACGCTACTATGGCGTCTCCAATCACGAAGTGAGCTGGGCCGCCTATTTTTCCGACCCGGAAGGAAACGGCATCGAACTCTACTGGGACCGCCCCAAGGAGCTCTGGCCATGGGAAGGCGACCAGGTACGCATGGTGACCGAATACCTGCCCTTTCACCCGGAAGAACCGCAGCAGGCCCAACCGCTCTCAACCATGGAGATCGGCCATGTGCACCTGCAGCTTGTGGACATCCGCCAAGCGGGCGACTACCTGGAACAGCTCGACCTGCGCGTCACCCAGGCCAGTTACCCGGGCGCGGTGTTCATGGCCCGCGGCAACTACCACCACCATATCGCGATCAACCAATGGAATACCCATCCCGGCATTGCACGCCCCGAGAATAGCACCGGCTTGATCGAGGTCGGCTACCTGCCGGCCCTCATGAAAGCCAGCAGCTGGACCGATACCGCCGGTGTGCGCTTCTGCCCGGCACCCAACATCTAA
- a CDS encoding DoxX family protein, translating into MNTTIESNAPLAAAAANESSSSSKKLLSILAGTSIRNANLADLGLRLGLATVLFPHGAQKLLGWFGGYGFSGTMGFLTGTMNLPWIVAFSVILVEFFAPVLLVLGLFTRTAAIAIGAVMTGAMLMVHAQNGFFMNWFGNQAGEGIEYFLLILGLVAGIAINGAGKWALDAKLFSAKS; encoded by the coding sequence ATGAATACAACCATCGAATCCAATGCACCACTGGCAGCCGCCGCTGCCAATGAATCCTCCAGCAGCTCGAAGAAGCTGCTTTCCATCCTCGCCGGTACTTCCATCCGGAATGCCAACCTGGCCGACCTCGGCCTTCGCCTCGGTCTCGCCACCGTCCTCTTCCCGCACGGCGCCCAAAAGCTCCTCGGCTGGTTCGGCGGCTACGGTTTCTCGGGCACCATGGGCTTCCTCACCGGAACCATGAACCTGCCCTGGATCGTCGCCTTCTCCGTCATCCTGGTGGAATTCTTTGCGCCGGTCCTGCTGGTCCTCGGCTTGTTCACCCGGACGGCCGCCATCGCCATCGGTGCGGTCATGACCGGAGCCATGCTCATGGTCCACGCCCAGAACGGGTTCTTCATGAACTGGTTCGGCAATCAAGCCGGTGAAGGAATCGAATACTTCCTTCTCATCCTCGGACTCGTTGCGGGAATCGCCATCAACGGTGCCGGCAAATGGGCGCTCGATGCCAAACTTTTCAGCGCCAAGAGCTGA
- a CDS encoding LysR family transcriptional regulator yields the protein MRILHNRRMIEQLRAFLVVSEEGSLNKAARRLRLSQPALSRQMQALEHEVGQTLFERGPWGIRLTDLGHQLVERMRPVIQDYDDAWSEIQLLARGQHDILRIGYLGSAANRYLTPALTKLRDAYPNLRTVLLDLTPAEQMRGMRSGNLDIALIGQEGESIGDEFYSTVIAELGVCVAVSEEHPSAKQTSVSLSAFAEDLFVGAADDMVPGRNRWTDTLCRKAGFKPRYIAQGTSIDEVFTIVAGSDAVAVIPEYFSSTLPQGIRLVHLEDAWAVWRFLVLRQRGSSNKVAREFVEILKALSA from the coding sequence ATGCGCATTCTGCATAACAGGCGCATGATCGAACAGCTGCGTGCATTTCTTGTGGTCAGCGAGGAAGGCAGTCTGAACAAGGCCGCGCGGCGCTTGAGACTCTCCCAGCCGGCGCTTTCGCGGCAGATGCAGGCCCTCGAGCATGAGGTGGGGCAGACCTTGTTCGAACGTGGACCCTGGGGGATCCGGCTGACGGATTTAGGGCACCAGTTGGTGGAGCGGATGCGGCCGGTGATCCAGGATTACGACGATGCATGGTCGGAGATCCAGTTGTTGGCCCGTGGGCAACACGACATCCTGCGCATCGGTTACCTGGGATCGGCGGCCAACCGCTACCTGACGCCCGCATTAACCAAGTTGCGGGATGCATACCCAAACTTGCGAACGGTCCTTCTGGACCTGACTCCGGCCGAGCAAATGCGTGGTATGCGCTCCGGCAATCTGGACATCGCCTTGATCGGCCAGGAAGGGGAATCCATCGGGGATGAATTTTATTCGACCGTCATCGCGGAGCTGGGCGTTTGCGTGGCTGTGTCGGAAGAGCACCCTTCTGCCAAGCAGACCTCGGTTTCGCTTTCCGCCTTCGCGGAGGACCTGTTTGTCGGAGCGGCCGATGACATGGTGCCGGGGCGTAACCGTTGGACGGATACGCTGTGCCGCAAGGCCGGATTCAAGCCCAGGTATATCGCGCAAGGGACCTCGATCGACGAGGTTTTCACCATTGTGGCAGGCAGTGACGCGGTCGCGGTCATCCCCGAGTATTTCAGTTCGACCCTGCCTCAGGGCATCCGGCTGGTGCATCTGGAGGATGCGTGGGCGGTTTGGCGTTTCCTCGTGCTTCGTCAGCGTGGGAGCTCGAACAAGGTGGCCCGTGAATTCGTGGAGATCCTTAAGGCGCTGTCCGCCTAA
- a CDS encoding type III pantothenate kinase, whose amino-acid sequence MKLICIDVGNTSIHYGLVESQSVNHTGHFPTSGLKDGVSPELAELLQPLAVEAEGISFCSVVPDINSNLVASLAGLGLSVFHLTHASCEGLALVYPKPSEIGQDRIANAIAAQAFHGVPAIVIDMGTAVTFDIVSSKGYEGGIIAPGLQVMTRYLHEQTALLPELKADDLIEVEGAIGKSTVHAMKLGVAVGFSGMIDALLQRVTNELQSRGEAAPVVLSTGGSIANLTKDWAAKSRFVQNLTLMGLAVAFQRNETA is encoded by the coding sequence ATGAAACTCATCTGTATCGACGTCGGCAATACGAGCATCCACTATGGTTTGGTCGAAAGTCAGTCCGTCAACCATACCGGCCACTTCCCGACAAGCGGGCTGAAGGACGGCGTCAGTCCGGAACTGGCAGAACTCCTGCAGCCACTCGCTGTCGAAGCCGAAGGCATTTCCTTCTGCTCGGTTGTCCCCGACATCAACTCAAACCTCGTCGCCAGCCTTGCAGGGCTCGGACTCAGCGTCTTTCACCTTACACATGCAAGTTGTGAAGGCCTCGCCCTGGTCTACCCGAAACCTTCCGAGATCGGACAGGATCGGATCGCCAACGCCATCGCCGCACAGGCTTTTCACGGTGTGCCCGCGATCGTCATCGACATGGGCACCGCCGTCACTTTCGACATCGTTTCCAGCAAGGGTTACGAAGGCGGGATCATTGCACCCGGCCTGCAGGTCATGACCCGCTATTTGCACGAACAGACCGCCCTGCTGCCGGAACTCAAGGCGGACGACCTCATCGAGGTCGAAGGCGCAATCGGCAAATCCACCGTGCACGCCATGAAGCTCGGAGTCGCCGTCGGCTTCTCCGGCATGATCGATGCCCTCCTGCAACGCGTCACCAACGAGCTGCAATCGAGGGGTGAAGCCGCACCCGTCGTCCTTTCCACCGGCGGCAGTATCGCGAATCTGACCAAGGACTGGGCCGCCAAAAGCAGGTTCGTGCAGAACCTTACCCTCATGGGACTGGCGGTGGCCTTCCAGCGGAATGAAACCGCTTAG